The proteins below come from a single Miscanthus floridulus cultivar M001 chromosome 1, ASM1932011v1, whole genome shotgun sequence genomic window:
- the LOC136462058 gene encoding myosin-12-like isoform X3 → MGTPVNIIVGSHVWLEDPSEAWVDGVVTEIKGGDATIATTDGKTVVASLGSIYPKDTEAPPSGVDDMTKLAYLHEPGVLHNLSCRYGLNEIYTYTGNILIAVNPFQRLPHLYDVHMMEQYKGASFGELSPHLFAIADACYRALINDQESQAILVSGESGAGKTETTKMLMRYLAFMGGRSGTEGRTVEQQVLESNPVLEAFGNAKTVKNNNSSRFGKFVEIQFDKYGKISGAAVRTYLLERSRVCQVSDPERNYHCFYMLCSAPPEDVKRFKVGDPRSFHYLNQTNCYEVANVDDAREYIETRNAMDIVGIDQEEQDAIFRVVAAILHLGNINFSKGQEIDSSKLRDDKSVYHLKTVAELLMCDEKALEDSLCQRVIVTPDGNITKPLDPDSAALSRDALAKTVYSRLFDWIVDKINNSIGQDPDATNIIGVLDIYGFESFKINSFEQLCINFTNEKLQQHFNQHVFKMEQEEYTREEIDWSYVEFVDNQDVLDLIEKKPGGIIALLDEACMFPKSTHETFAQKMYQTYKAHKRFSKPKLARTAFTINHYAGDVTYQADQFLDKNKDYVVAEHQALLNSSRCPFVANLFPPLPEETSKQSKFSSIGTRFKQQLQSLMETLNTTEPHYIRCVKPNAVLKPGIFENYNVLNQLRCGGVLEAIRISCAGYPTKRTFDEFIDRFGMLAPELVDSDEKAACAAICDRMGLKGYQIGKAKVFLRAGQMAELDARRAEILANAARLIQRRIKTHLMRKEFINLRKASVQSQKFWRARLAKKLFEYMRREAASIRIQKHVRTHSARKAYVQVYESAIVIQTGLRAMAARNEHRFRRETKASIIIQTRWRQHRAYVAYKQQKRAALILQCLWRARIARKELRKLRMEARETGALKEAKDKLEKRVEELTWRLDVEKRLRADLEEAKGHEIEKLQSALQKLQENLEEAHAAVVKEKEAAKLAIEQAPPKIVEVPVVDNAKLEELTTQNKELEDELSTFKQKAEDLENKLLELQKQSDELSQETHEQASKVAQLQELIERLEASLSSMESENQVLRQQSLVVTSADEDKSKQIERLESKIATLESEIEFLCSNSALAVQAVVIPEINQTTVIEELDKGHQLEEVKTVNVVVPPVKNLSKQKSLTDRQQENHDALIKSLIEDRRFDDKKSAAACIVYKSLLHWHSFEAEKTNIFDRIIQTIRSSVEGAESSGELAYWLSTTSTLLYLLQNTLKANSSSSKGTNHSRPTTGSLFSRMVQSARTSSGLGIPSGYSGMVGRPDTASMVEAKYPALRFKQQLTAYVEKIYGIIRDNLKKEISPFLTMCIQAPRANRVRPSRGSLKSIHSNALARQASSLHWQNIVKCLDHTLETMKNNYVPPVIIRKTLSQVFAYLNVQLFNSLLLRRECCSFSNGEFLKAGLQDLEQWCSRTTEEYVGTSWDELQHIRQAVGFLVLHQKSHKTLEEITNELCPVLSITQIYRIATMFWDDKYGAQRLSQEVIGKMRTMTTDDSITTPNSSFLLDDDSSIPISLDDIARLMGDIDPSDVEPPPLLRQNSQFHFLLQQLTD, encoded by the exons ACGTACACCGGGAACATCTTGATCGCGGTGAACCCTTTCCAGCGGCTGCCTCACCTGTACGACGTGCACATGATGGAGCAGTACAAGGGCGCCAGCTTTGGGGAGCTCAGCCCGCATCTCTTCGCGATCGCAGACGCCTGCTACAG GGCGTTGATCAATGATCAGGAGAGTCAGGCAATCCTGGTGAGTGGCGAGAGTGGTGCCGGCAAGACGGAGACGACCAAGATGCTCATGAGGTATCTCGCATTCATGGGAGGAAGGTCCGGTACCGAGGGACGGACGGTTGAGCAGCAGGTTCTAGAG TCTAACCCAGTACTTGAAGCATTTGGTAACGCAAAGACAGTGAAGAACAATAACTCAAG TCGATTTGGTAAGTTTGTTGAAATCCAGTTCGACAAGTATGGGAAGATATCAGGGGCTGCTGTTCGCACATACCTCCTTGAACGATCACGAGTATGTCAGGTGTCTGATCCTGAGAGGAACTACCATTGCTTTTACATGCTTTGTTCTGCACCCCCTGAG GATGTAAAAAGGTTTAAGGTGGGAGACCCAAGATCATTCCATTACTTGAACCAAACAAACTGCTATGAAGTGGCCAATGTGGATGATGCAAGAGAGTACATAGAAACTAGAAATGCTATGGATATTGTTGGCATTGATCAAGAGGAACAG GATGCAATCTTCAGAGTAGTAGCGGCAATCCTTCACCTAGGAAACATTAACTTCTCCAAAGGGCAGGAAATTGACTCATCCAAGTTGAGAGATGATAAATCAGTCTATCACCTGAAAACAGTTGCAGAACTGCTAAT GTGTGATGAGAAGGCCCTTGAAGACTCCCTTTGCCAGCGTGTTATTGTGACACCTGATGGAAATATCACGAAACCCCTTGATCCAGATTCTGCAGCATTAAGTCGTGATGCCTTAGCAAAGACAGTGTATTCACGACTGTTTGACTG GATTGTAGACAAGATCAATAACTCAATTGGCCAGGATCCAGATGCGACCAATATAATAGGTGTGCTTGATATCTATGGATTTGAGAGCTTCAAGATTAACAG TTTCGAGCAACTATGCATCAATTTTACAAACGAGAAGTTGCAGCAGCACTTCAATCAG CATGTATTTAAgatggagcaagaagaatacaccaGGGAGGAAATAGACTGGAGCTATGTTGAATTTGTAGACAATCAGGATGTGCTGGACCTGATTGAAAAG AAACCTGGAGGAATAATTGCACTCCTGGATGAGGCATG CATGTTTCCGAAGTCTACACATGAAACATTTGCTCAAAAGATGTACCAAACATATAAGGCACATAAGCGCTTCAGCAAGCCCAAACTTGCTCGGACAGCCTTTACAATCAACCACTACGCAGGAGAT GTGACATATCAAGCGGATCAGTTCCTTGACAAGAACAAAGACTATGTGGTAGCTGAACACCAAGCTCTACTAAATTCTTCAAGGTGCCCTTTTGTTGCAAACCTCTTTCCTCCATTACCTGAGGAAACTTCTAAACAGTCCAAATTCTCTTCAATCGGTACTCGCTTTAAG CAACAACTGCAATCCCTCATGGAAACACTGAATACAACAGAACCTCACTACATCAGATGTGTCAAGCCTAATGCTGTACTGAAACCCGGCATTTTTGAGAACTACAATGTCTTGAATCAGTTGAGATGTGGG GGTGTCCTGGAAGCAATTCGGATTAGCTGTGCTGGTTATCCAACGAAGAGGACATTCGATGAGTTCATTGATCGGTTTGGAATGCTTGCACCGGAGCTTGTCGACAG TGATGAGAAGGCCGCCTGTGCAGCGATATGTGATAGAATGGGTTTGAAAGGATATCAG ATAGGGAAAGCTAAGGTATTCCTAAGAGCTGGTCAGATGGCAGAGCTGGATGCTCGAAGAGCAGAAATTTTGGCCAATGCCGCGCGACTAATCCAGAGGCGTATAAAGACACATCTTATGCGAAAGGAATTCATTAACTTACGAAAAGCCTCAGTTCAATCTCAGAAGTTCTGGAGAG CACGACTAGCTAAAAAGCTTTTTGAGTATATGAGGAGAGAAGCTGCTTCAATTAGGATACAAAAGCACGTGCGCACCCATTCTGCCAGAAAAGCGTACGTGCAAGTATATGAATCAGCTATAGTAATACAGACAGGATTACGAGCAATGGCAGCTCGCAACGAACACAGGTTCCGAAGAGAGACCAAGGCATCCATAATTATCCAG ACTCGATGGCGCCAACACAGAGCTTATGTTGCTTACAAGCAACAAAAGAGAGCTGCTTTGATTCTTCAGTGCTTGTGGAGGGCACGCATTGCAAGAAAGGAACTTCGGAAACTGAGAATG GAAGCAAGAGAGACCGGCGCACTCAAAGAAGCAAAAGACAAGCTAGAAAAGAGAGTAGAAGAACTCACATGGCGGTTAGACGTCGAGAAGCGTTTGAGG GCTGACCTTGAAGAAGCCAAGGGCCATGAAATTGAAAAGCTACAATCTGCACTGCAAAAATTGCAAGAAAATCTCGAGGAAGCCCATGCAGCAGTAGTAAAGGAGAAAGAAGCTGCGAAGTTAGCGATTGAACAGGCACCACCAAAGATAGTAGAAGTGCCAGTTGTCGACAATGCAAAACTTGAGGAGTTGACAACTCAAAATAAAGAACTTGAG GATGAACTAAGTACGTTTAAACAGAAGGCTGAGGATCTTGAAAATAAGCTTCTTGAGTTGCAAAAACAGTCTGATGAACTGTCACAGGAGACACATGAACAAGCATCCAAAGTTGCTCAACTTCAAGAGCTGATCGAAAG GCTTGAAGCAAGTTTATCCAGTATGGAATCTGAAAACCAGGTTCTACGACAACAATCACTGGTTGTTACATCAGCTGATGAGGATAAATCAAAACAGATAGAGAG ATTGGAAAGCAAGATTGCCACCTTGGAGTCAGAGATCGAGTTTCTCTGCAGTAATTCTGCACTAGCTGTTCAGGCAGTGGTCATTCCTGAAATTAATCAGACAACAGTAATCGAG GAACTTGACAAGGGACACCAGCTTGAAGAAGTTAAAACAGTCAAT GTGGTTGTGCCTCCTGTAAAGAATCTAAGCAAACAAAAATCATTGACGGATCGACAGCAA GAAAACCACGATGCCCTGATTAAAAGTCTGATAGAAGACAGGAGATTTGACGACAAAAAATCCGCTGCAGCATGCATTGTCTACAAATCACTCCTACACTGGCATTCATTTGAAGCAGAGAAGACTAACATATTTGATCGTATCATCCAAACAATTAGGTCATCAGTTGAG GGAGCAGAAAGTTCTGGAGAGCTTGCATATTGGTTGTCGACAACATCAACTCTCCTCTACTTATTACAAAACACTCTCAAAGCTAACAGTTCATCAAGTAAAGGAACAAATCACAGCCGGCCCACAACAGGCAGTCTGTTCAGTAGAATGGTGCAG AGTGCCAGGACATCATCAGGATTAGGCATACCTAGTGGATACAGTGGAATGGTGGGAAGGCCTGACACTGCATCAATGGTAGAGGCAAAATATCCAGCACTTCGGTTCAAGCAACAGTTGACAGCATATGTCGAGAAGATATATGGGATAATCAGAGATAACCTGAAGAAGGAAATCAGTCCATTCTTGACTATGTGCATACAG GCTCCAAGAGCTAACCGTGTGAGACCATCTCGGGGATCACTAAAAAGCATACACTCTAATGCACTAGCTAGGCAAGCATCAAGTCTACATTGGCAAAACATTGTTAAGTGCCTGGATCATACACTGGAAACGATGAAAAATAACTAT GTGCCACCGGTGATAATAAGGAAAACATTGAGCCAAGTATTTGCATATTTGAATGTGCAACTCTTCAACAG TTTGCTACTTCGTCGGGAATGCTGCTCTTTTAGCAATGGGGAGTTCTTAAAGGCTGGTTTACAAGACCTGGAGCAGTGGTGCTCTAGAACAACTGAAGAG TATGTAGGGACATCCTGGGATGAATTGCAACACATTAGGCAGGCAGTCGGGTTCCTG GTTTTGCATCAGAAGTCACACAAAACCCTGGAGGAAATCACAAATGAGCTTTGCCCT GTTTTGAGCATAACTCAAATATATCGCATAGCAACGATGTTCTGGGACGACAAGTATGGTGCACAACGTCTATCTCAAGAG GTCATTGGAAAGATGAGAACGATGACAACAGATGACTCAATAACTACTCCAAATAGTTCTTTCTTGCTAGATGACGACTCAAG CATACCAATATCATTGGATGATATAGCTCGACTGATGGGTGACATTGATCCATCCGATGTGGAACCGCCCCCACTACTAAGGCAGAATTCTCAGTTTCACTTTCTTCTGCAGCAGCTCACAGACTGA
- the LOC136462058 gene encoding myosin-12-like isoform X2: MGTPVNIIVGSHVWLEDPSEAWVDGVVTEIKGGDATIATTDGKTVVASLGSIYPKDTEAPPSGVDDMTKLAYLHEPGVLHNLSCRYGLNEIYTYTGNILIAVNPFQRLPHLYDVHMMEQYKGASFGELSPHLFAIADACYRALINDQESQAILVSGESGAGKTETTKMLMRYLAFMGGRSGTEGRTVEQQVLESNPVLEAFGNAKTVKNNNSSRFGKFVEIQFDKYGKISGAAVRTYLLERSRVCQVSDPERNYHCFYMLCSAPPEDVKRFKVGDPRSFHYLNQTNCYEVANVDDAREYIETRNAMDIVGIDQEEQDAIFRVVAAILHLGNINFSKGQEIDSSKLRDDKSVYHLKTVAELLMCDEKALEDSLCQRVIVTPDGNITKPLDPDSAALSRDALAKTVYSRLFDWIVDKINNSIGQDPDATNIIGVLDIYGFESFKINSFEQLCINFTNEKLQQHFNQHVFKMEQEEYTREEIDWSYVEFVDNQDVLDLIEKKPGGIIALLDEACMFPKSTHETFAQKMYQTYKAHKRFSKPKLARTAFTINHYAGDVTYQADQFLDKNKDYVVAEHQALLNSSRCPFVANLFPPLPEETSKQSKFSSIGTRFKQQLQSLMETLNTTEPHYIRCVKPNAVLKPGIFENYNVLNQLRCGGVLEAIRISCAGYPTKRTFDEFIDRFGMLAPELVDSDEKAACAAICDRMGLKGYQIGKAKVFLRAGQMAELDARRAEILANAARLIQRRIKTHLMRKEFINLRKASVQSQKFWRARLAKKLFEYMRREAASIRIQKHVRTHSARKAYVQVYESAIVIQTGLRAMAARNEHRFRRETKASIIIQTRWRQHRAYVAYKQQKRAALILQCLWRARIARKELRKLRMEARETGALKEAKDKLEKRVEELTWRLDVEKRLRADLEEAKGHEIEKLQSALQKLQENLEEAHAAVVKEKEAAKLAIEQAPPKIVEVPVVDNAKLEELTTQNKELEDELSTFKQKAEDLENKLLELQKQSDELSQETHEQASKVAQLQELIERLEASLSSMESENQVLRQQSLVVTSADEDKSKQIERLESKIATLESEIEFLCSNSALAVQAVVIPEINQTTVIEELDKGHQLEEVKTVNEQVVVPPVKNLSKQKSLTDRQQENHDALIKSLIEDRRFDDKKSAAACIVYKSLLHWHSFEAEKTNIFDRIIQTIRSSVEGAESSGELAYWLSTTSTLLYLLQNTLKANSSSSKGTNHSRPTTGSLFSRMVQSARTSSGLGIPSGYSGMVGRPDTASMVEAKYPALRFKQQLTAYVEKIYGIIRDNLKKEISPFLTMCIQAPRANRVRPSRGSLKSIHSNALARQASSLHWQNIVKCLDHTLETMKNNYVPPVIIRKTLSQVFAYLNVQLFNSLLLRRECCSFSNGEFLKAGLQDLEQWCSRTTEEYVGTSWDELQHIRQAVGFLVLHQKSHKTLEEITNELCPVLSITQIYRIATMFWDDKYGAQRLSQEVIGKMRTMTTDDSITTPNSSFLLDDDSSIPISLDDIARLMGDIDPSDVEPPPLLRQNSQFHFLLQQLTD, from the exons ACGTACACCGGGAACATCTTGATCGCGGTGAACCCTTTCCAGCGGCTGCCTCACCTGTACGACGTGCACATGATGGAGCAGTACAAGGGCGCCAGCTTTGGGGAGCTCAGCCCGCATCTCTTCGCGATCGCAGACGCCTGCTACAG GGCGTTGATCAATGATCAGGAGAGTCAGGCAATCCTGGTGAGTGGCGAGAGTGGTGCCGGCAAGACGGAGACGACCAAGATGCTCATGAGGTATCTCGCATTCATGGGAGGAAGGTCCGGTACCGAGGGACGGACGGTTGAGCAGCAGGTTCTAGAG TCTAACCCAGTACTTGAAGCATTTGGTAACGCAAAGACAGTGAAGAACAATAACTCAAG TCGATTTGGTAAGTTTGTTGAAATCCAGTTCGACAAGTATGGGAAGATATCAGGGGCTGCTGTTCGCACATACCTCCTTGAACGATCACGAGTATGTCAGGTGTCTGATCCTGAGAGGAACTACCATTGCTTTTACATGCTTTGTTCTGCACCCCCTGAG GATGTAAAAAGGTTTAAGGTGGGAGACCCAAGATCATTCCATTACTTGAACCAAACAAACTGCTATGAAGTGGCCAATGTGGATGATGCAAGAGAGTACATAGAAACTAGAAATGCTATGGATATTGTTGGCATTGATCAAGAGGAACAG GATGCAATCTTCAGAGTAGTAGCGGCAATCCTTCACCTAGGAAACATTAACTTCTCCAAAGGGCAGGAAATTGACTCATCCAAGTTGAGAGATGATAAATCAGTCTATCACCTGAAAACAGTTGCAGAACTGCTAAT GTGTGATGAGAAGGCCCTTGAAGACTCCCTTTGCCAGCGTGTTATTGTGACACCTGATGGAAATATCACGAAACCCCTTGATCCAGATTCTGCAGCATTAAGTCGTGATGCCTTAGCAAAGACAGTGTATTCACGACTGTTTGACTG GATTGTAGACAAGATCAATAACTCAATTGGCCAGGATCCAGATGCGACCAATATAATAGGTGTGCTTGATATCTATGGATTTGAGAGCTTCAAGATTAACAG TTTCGAGCAACTATGCATCAATTTTACAAACGAGAAGTTGCAGCAGCACTTCAATCAG CATGTATTTAAgatggagcaagaagaatacaccaGGGAGGAAATAGACTGGAGCTATGTTGAATTTGTAGACAATCAGGATGTGCTGGACCTGATTGAAAAG AAACCTGGAGGAATAATTGCACTCCTGGATGAGGCATG CATGTTTCCGAAGTCTACACATGAAACATTTGCTCAAAAGATGTACCAAACATATAAGGCACATAAGCGCTTCAGCAAGCCCAAACTTGCTCGGACAGCCTTTACAATCAACCACTACGCAGGAGAT GTGACATATCAAGCGGATCAGTTCCTTGACAAGAACAAAGACTATGTGGTAGCTGAACACCAAGCTCTACTAAATTCTTCAAGGTGCCCTTTTGTTGCAAACCTCTTTCCTCCATTACCTGAGGAAACTTCTAAACAGTCCAAATTCTCTTCAATCGGTACTCGCTTTAAG CAACAACTGCAATCCCTCATGGAAACACTGAATACAACAGAACCTCACTACATCAGATGTGTCAAGCCTAATGCTGTACTGAAACCCGGCATTTTTGAGAACTACAATGTCTTGAATCAGTTGAGATGTGGG GGTGTCCTGGAAGCAATTCGGATTAGCTGTGCTGGTTATCCAACGAAGAGGACATTCGATGAGTTCATTGATCGGTTTGGAATGCTTGCACCGGAGCTTGTCGACAG TGATGAGAAGGCCGCCTGTGCAGCGATATGTGATAGAATGGGTTTGAAAGGATATCAG ATAGGGAAAGCTAAGGTATTCCTAAGAGCTGGTCAGATGGCAGAGCTGGATGCTCGAAGAGCAGAAATTTTGGCCAATGCCGCGCGACTAATCCAGAGGCGTATAAAGACACATCTTATGCGAAAGGAATTCATTAACTTACGAAAAGCCTCAGTTCAATCTCAGAAGTTCTGGAGAG CACGACTAGCTAAAAAGCTTTTTGAGTATATGAGGAGAGAAGCTGCTTCAATTAGGATACAAAAGCACGTGCGCACCCATTCTGCCAGAAAAGCGTACGTGCAAGTATATGAATCAGCTATAGTAATACAGACAGGATTACGAGCAATGGCAGCTCGCAACGAACACAGGTTCCGAAGAGAGACCAAGGCATCCATAATTATCCAG ACTCGATGGCGCCAACACAGAGCTTATGTTGCTTACAAGCAACAAAAGAGAGCTGCTTTGATTCTTCAGTGCTTGTGGAGGGCACGCATTGCAAGAAAGGAACTTCGGAAACTGAGAATG GAAGCAAGAGAGACCGGCGCACTCAAAGAAGCAAAAGACAAGCTAGAAAAGAGAGTAGAAGAACTCACATGGCGGTTAGACGTCGAGAAGCGTTTGAGG GCTGACCTTGAAGAAGCCAAGGGCCATGAAATTGAAAAGCTACAATCTGCACTGCAAAAATTGCAAGAAAATCTCGAGGAAGCCCATGCAGCAGTAGTAAAGGAGAAAGAAGCTGCGAAGTTAGCGATTGAACAGGCACCACCAAAGATAGTAGAAGTGCCAGTTGTCGACAATGCAAAACTTGAGGAGTTGACAACTCAAAATAAAGAACTTGAG GATGAACTAAGTACGTTTAAACAGAAGGCTGAGGATCTTGAAAATAAGCTTCTTGAGTTGCAAAAACAGTCTGATGAACTGTCACAGGAGACACATGAACAAGCATCCAAAGTTGCTCAACTTCAAGAGCTGATCGAAAG GCTTGAAGCAAGTTTATCCAGTATGGAATCTGAAAACCAGGTTCTACGACAACAATCACTGGTTGTTACATCAGCTGATGAGGATAAATCAAAACAGATAGAGAG ATTGGAAAGCAAGATTGCCACCTTGGAGTCAGAGATCGAGTTTCTCTGCAGTAATTCTGCACTAGCTGTTCAGGCAGTGGTCATTCCTGAAATTAATCAGACAACAGTAATCGAG GAACTTGACAAGGGACACCAGCTTGAAGAAGTTAAAACAGTCAAT GAGCAGGTGGTTGTGCCTCCTGTAAAGAATCTAAGCAAACAAAAATCATTGACGGATCGACAGCAA GAAAACCACGATGCCCTGATTAAAAGTCTGATAGAAGACAGGAGATTTGACGACAAAAAATCCGCTGCAGCATGCATTGTCTACAAATCACTCCTACACTGGCATTCATTTGAAGCAGAGAAGACTAACATATTTGATCGTATCATCCAAACAATTAGGTCATCAGTTGAG GGAGCAGAAAGTTCTGGAGAGCTTGCATATTGGTTGTCGACAACATCAACTCTCCTCTACTTATTACAAAACACTCTCAAAGCTAACAGTTCATCAAGTAAAGGAACAAATCACAGCCGGCCCACAACAGGCAGTCTGTTCAGTAGAATGGTGCAG AGTGCCAGGACATCATCAGGATTAGGCATACCTAGTGGATACAGTGGAATGGTGGGAAGGCCTGACACTGCATCAATGGTAGAGGCAAAATATCCAGCACTTCGGTTCAAGCAACAGTTGACAGCATATGTCGAGAAGATATATGGGATAATCAGAGATAACCTGAAGAAGGAAATCAGTCCATTCTTGACTATGTGCATACAG GCTCCAAGAGCTAACCGTGTGAGACCATCTCGGGGATCACTAAAAAGCATACACTCTAATGCACTAGCTAGGCAAGCATCAAGTCTACATTGGCAAAACATTGTTAAGTGCCTGGATCATACACTGGAAACGATGAAAAATAACTAT GTGCCACCGGTGATAATAAGGAAAACATTGAGCCAAGTATTTGCATATTTGAATGTGCAACTCTTCAACAG TTTGCTACTTCGTCGGGAATGCTGCTCTTTTAGCAATGGGGAGTTCTTAAAGGCTGGTTTACAAGACCTGGAGCAGTGGTGCTCTAGAACAACTGAAGAG TATGTAGGGACATCCTGGGATGAATTGCAACACATTAGGCAGGCAGTCGGGTTCCTG GTTTTGCATCAGAAGTCACACAAAACCCTGGAGGAAATCACAAATGAGCTTTGCCCT GTTTTGAGCATAACTCAAATATATCGCATAGCAACGATGTTCTGGGACGACAAGTATGGTGCACAACGTCTATCTCAAGAG GTCATTGGAAAGATGAGAACGATGACAACAGATGACTCAATAACTACTCCAAATAGTTCTTTCTTGCTAGATGACGACTCAAG CATACCAATATCATTGGATGATATAGCTCGACTGATGGGTGACATTGATCCATCCGATGTGGAACCGCCCCCACTACTAAGGCAGAATTCTCAGTTTCACTTTCTTCTGCAGCAGCTCACAGACTGA